Proteins encoded together in one Solidesulfovibrio fructosivorans JJ] window:
- a CDS encoding SPOR domain-containing protein: protein MLRILVLTALILASTLSGCGDETVYDWQRPHDTYQVGSFSKYQNAEALKSKLQKNGFDCRIETDIKNGQFFLNVLVDVYNKTPDTLPRLEQISGVKPYLRGPKTGETAKPAAPIPGKDI from the coding sequence ATGCTGCGCATCCTCGTGCTGACGGCTCTCATTCTTGCCTCGACCCTTTCCGGTTGCGGCGACGAAACGGTCTACGACTGGCAGCGTCCCCACGATACCTATCAGGTCGGCTCGTTCAGCAAATACCAGAACGCCGAGGCGCTCAAAAGCAAGCTGCAGAAAAACGGCTTCGACTGCCGCATCGAAACCGACATCAAGAACGGGCAGTTTTTTCTCAACGTGCTTGTCGACGTCTACAACAAGACCCCGGACACGCTGCCGCGGCTCGAACAAATAAGCGGCGTCAAGCCGTATCTGCGCGGTCCCAAGACCGGCGAAACGGCCAAGCCGGCCGCCCCGATCCCCGGCAAGGACATCTGA
- the tyrS gene encoding tyrosine--tRNA ligase, protein MNIFDELSWRGLVHQTSDDAGLREHLETPGRVLYCGFDPTADSLHIGNLVPLLALARFAKAGHRPLFLLGGATGLIGDPSGKDKERQLKTAETIAASAEKIKTHALAFFARVGVEGEVTPANNLDWTRPMSVIEFLRDIGKHFTINYMMAKDSVKSRIGREETGISYTEFSYMILQSMDFEHLNRTLGCTLQIGGGDQFGNITAGLELIRRKTGNTAYGLTFPLITTASGAKFGKSEKGAIFLNPELTSPYAFYQYWINADDRDVCNFLRYFTFLPKEEIDALAVETAERPHLRAAQKRLARETTAMIHGEEELAKVEAVTEALFGGGELHAVDPGTLKAALEAAPGLNFEALPDVPPLPKLLADIGLCPSNSQARKDIKAGGIYLNNERVPSEDRALVAEDFLGGDLLILRKGKKNYGVVTLG, encoded by the coding sequence TTGAACATCTTCGACGAACTCTCCTGGCGTGGCCTCGTCCACCAGACCTCCGACGACGCCGGATTGCGCGAGCACCTCGAGACTCCGGGCCGCGTGCTCTACTGCGGCTTCGACCCCACGGCCGACAGCCTGCACATCGGCAACCTGGTGCCGCTTCTGGCCCTGGCCCGCTTCGCCAAGGCCGGGCACAGGCCCCTTTTCCTGCTCGGCGGCGCGACCGGGCTTATCGGCGACCCCAGCGGCAAGGACAAGGAACGCCAGCTCAAGACCGCCGAGACCATTGCCGCCTCGGCCGAGAAGATAAAGACCCATGCCCTGGCCTTTTTCGCCCGCGTGGGCGTTGAAGGCGAGGTCACGCCGGCCAATAACCTGGACTGGACCCGGCCCATGTCCGTCATCGAGTTTTTGCGCGACATCGGCAAGCATTTCACCATCAACTACATGATGGCCAAGGATTCGGTGAAATCGCGCATCGGCCGCGAGGAGACCGGCATCTCCTACACCGAATTCAGCTACATGATCCTCCAGTCCATGGACTTCGAGCACTTAAACCGCACCCTCGGCTGCACGCTCCAGATCGGCGGCGGCGACCAGTTCGGCAACATCACCGCCGGCCTGGAACTCATCCGCCGCAAGACCGGCAACACGGCCTACGGTCTGACCTTTCCGCTGATCACCACCGCCTCGGGCGCGAAATTCGGCAAGAGCGAAAAGGGCGCGATCTTTCTCAACCCCGAACTGACCTCGCCCTACGCCTTCTACCAGTACTGGATCAACGCCGACGACCGCGACGTCTGCAACTTCCTGCGCTATTTCACGTTCCTGCCCAAGGAAGAGATCGACGCCCTGGCCGTGGAAACCGCCGAGCGGCCGCATCTGCGCGCCGCCCAGAAGCGTCTGGCCCGCGAAACCACCGCCATGATCCACGGCGAGGAGGAACTGGCCAAGGTCGAGGCAGTCACGGAAGCGCTCTTCGGCGGCGGCGAGCTCCACGCCGTGGACCCGGGAACCCTCAAGGCCGCCCTGGAAGCCGCGCCGGGACTCAATTTCGAGGCGCTCCCCGACGTGCCGCCGCTGCCCAAGCTCCTGGCCGATATCGGCCTGTGCCCGTCCAACTCCCAGGCGCGCAAGGACATCAAGGCCGGCGGCATCTACCTCAACAACGAACGCGTCCCCTCTGAGGACCGGGCCCTCGTTGCCGAAGACTTTCTCGGCGGCGACCTGCTCATCCTGCGCAAGGGCAAGAAGAACTACGGCGTCGTGACGTTGGGGTAG
- a CDS encoding 4-hydroxybenzoate octaprenyltransferase — protein MLGALARLVKVEHSVFALPFAYIGLFVAAGGWPGWRAFVLLTLAMVAMRSFAMAVNRLADVRYDRVNPRTSRRELVTGEVTLRQAWVFTAVCAVVFVAACAGLNALCLALAPVALVWGAFYSVTKRFTWLCHFVLGSVLGLAPVAGWLAVKPEFSLAPILFGLGVTCWTAGFDVLYACQDVDFDREQGLWAMPARFGVGTALKLAAFSHVDAALFFLLAGYAAGLSWIYYAFWAVCSLVLLIEHRLLSEDDLSRINVAFFTLNGIIAVLLGIGTLLAVFLAR, from the coding sequence ATGCTGGGTGCGCTGGCGCGGTTGGTGAAGGTGGAGCATTCGGTCTTCGCCCTGCCGTTTGCGTATATCGGGCTTTTTGTGGCTGCGGGCGGCTGGCCTGGCTGGCGGGCGTTCGTGCTGCTGACGCTGGCCATGGTGGCGATGCGCTCGTTTGCCATGGCGGTGAACCGGCTGGCCGACGTGCGTTATGACCGGGTCAATCCGCGCACGAGCCGTCGGGAGCTGGTGACGGGCGAGGTGACGCTGCGCCAGGCCTGGGTTTTCACGGCCGTGTGCGCGGTGGTTTTCGTCGCGGCCTGCGCGGGGCTCAACGCCTTGTGTCTGGCCCTTGCGCCGGTGGCGCTGGTCTGGGGCGCGTTTTACAGCGTCACCAAGCGGTTCACCTGGCTGTGCCATTTTGTTTTGGGCTCGGTGCTGGGGCTCGCCCCGGTGGCCGGGTGGCTGGCGGTGAAGCCGGAATTTTCCCTGGCGCCGATCCTCTTCGGCCTGGGCGTGACCTGCTGGACGGCCGGATTCGACGTGTTGTACGCCTGTCAGGACGTGGATTTCGACCGGGAGCAGGGCTTGTGGGCCATGCCGGCGAGATTCGGCGTGGGCACGGCGCTTAAGCTCGCGGCTTTTTCCCATGTCGACGCGGCGCTCTTTTTCCTTTTGGCCGGCTATGCGGCCGGTCTGTCCTGGATCTATTACGCGTTCTGGGCCGTGTGTTCGCTGGTGCTTTTGATCGAACATCGGCTGTTGTCCGAGGACGACCTGTCGCGGATCAACGTGGCCTTTTTCACGCTCAACGGCATTATTGCCGTGCTGCTTGGAATCGGGACGCTGTTGGCGGTATTTCTGGCCCGGTAG
- a CDS encoding rhodanese-like domain-containing protein produces MKALLLFLVVFFLLWDLGWMVAGVHQMLPWRLRRLRDETPPGPQVLDVRTPAEFALFHIPGAINRPDALLADPAALGLDPKRPVVVACMTGHRSPFVAKRLAAQGYDAANLTWGMLGWKLAGGKSVSGGTR; encoded by the coding sequence ATGAAGGCGCTGCTGCTGTTCCTGGTCGTATTTTTCCTGCTTTGGGACCTGGGCTGGATGGTGGCGGGCGTGCATCAGATGTTGCCGTGGCGGTTGCGCCGGCTGCGCGACGAAACCCCTCCCGGGCCGCAGGTGCTCGACGTACGCACCCCGGCCGAATTCGCGCTGTTCCATATTCCCGGCGCGATCAACAGGCCCGATGCCCTTCTCGCCGATCCGGCCGCACTTGGCCTCGACCCGAAACGTCCGGTGGTGGTCGCCTGCATGACCGGCCACCGGTCGCCCTTTGTGGCCAAACGGCTGGCCGCCCAGGGCTATGACGCCGCCAACCTCACCTGGGGCATGCTCGGCTGGAAACTCGCCGGCGGCAAATCCGTTTCCGGCGGCACACGGTAG
- a CDS encoding MraY family glycosyltransferase: MAPIIYLFLAALGLSLLLTPVAGWLGRRFRILAMPQARTVHTTPMPRSGGLALFLAFFGCLALAGTLLPPSVTGILFDRPMRYVYAGAVLIFAVGFADDKWTLPSKLKLAAQIVAACVACFGGARIASFAIPGHFTIHFDLLSYAVTVFWFVLLINAINLIDGLDGLAAGVVFFASSVQAVLAGMRGEAHTAALFAVMAGATLGFLRYNFNPASLFLGDGGSYFLGYMLAALSVSGSVKSQVGATLLMPLIALGVPLLDTITAPLRRFLRGRDMFEPDKRHVHHKLLSRGWSQRKVVLFIYAITIFLALSALVLVNLRNAPAGLFLLVVGAALVLLVRKAGFFSYFAVDKILGWLRDVSDDTGIARERRTFLNHQIEISQAPDIPALWARMTAALELLRFDMAEMVLSENGAGSCRLLPAPPGSSLAADAAPDAAFRWRREGGEKSDRELLCSPEVMKLELPLLGRDGHALGALWLVKDLGADPINEFTLRRVENLRRTVTATLEKLAAS; the protein is encoded by the coding sequence ATGGCCCCCATCATCTATCTTTTTCTGGCCGCGCTCGGCCTTTCGCTGCTGTTGACTCCCGTGGCGGGATGGCTGGGGCGGCGGTTTCGCATCCTGGCCATGCCCCAGGCCCGCACCGTGCACACCACGCCCATGCCCCGAAGCGGCGGGCTGGCGCTTTTTCTGGCGTTTTTCGGCTGTCTGGCCCTGGCCGGGACGCTGTTGCCGCCTTCCGTGACCGGCATCCTGTTCGACCGGCCCATGCGCTATGTCTACGCCGGGGCGGTGCTGATCTTCGCGGTGGGATTCGCCGACGACAAATGGACGCTGCCGTCCAAGCTCAAGCTGGCCGCCCAGATCGTGGCCGCCTGCGTGGCCTGTTTCGGCGGGGCGCGCATCGCCTCCTTCGCCATCCCCGGGCACTTCACCATCCATTTCGATCTGCTGTCCTACGCCGTCACGGTGTTCTGGTTCGTGCTGCTCATTAACGCCATCAACCTGATCGACGGTCTGGACGGCCTGGCGGCCGGGGTGGTTTTTTTCGCAAGCTCCGTGCAGGCGGTCTTGGCGGGCATGCGGGGCGAGGCGCACACGGCCGCGCTGTTCGCGGTCATGGCCGGGGCGACGCTCGGGTTTCTGCGCTACAACTTCAATCCGGCGAGCCTTTTTCTCGGCGACGGGGGCAGCTATTTCCTGGGCTACATGCTGGCCGCGCTTTCGGTTTCGGGCTCGGTCAAGAGCCAGGTCGGCGCGACGCTGCTCATGCCGCTTATCGCCCTCGGCGTGCCGCTGCTCGACACCATCACCGCGCCGCTACGGCGTTTTCTGCGCGGCCGCGACATGTTCGAGCCGGACAAGCGCCATGTGCACCACAAACTGCTCAGTCGCGGCTGGTCCCAGCGCAAGGTGGTGCTTTTCATCTACGCCATCACCATCTTCCTGGCTCTTTCCGCGCTGGTGCTGGTCAATTTGCGCAACGCCCCGGCCGGGCTGTTCCTGCTGGTCGTCGGCGCGGCGCTGGTGCTTCTGGTGCGAAAAGCCGGCTTTTTCAGCTACTTCGCCGTGGACAAGATCCTCGGCTGGCTGCGCGACGTGTCCGACGACACCGGCATCGCCCGGGAGCGGCGCACGTTTCTCAACCACCAGATCGAGATTTCCCAGGCCCCCGATATCCCCGCTCTTTGGGCACGCATGACCGCCGCCCTGGAGCTTTTGCGCTTCGACATGGCCGAGATGGTCCTTTCCGAAAACGGGGCCGGGTCTTGCCGCCTGCTGCCCGCGCCGCCGGGGAGTTCCCTCGCCGCCGATGCCGCCCCGGATGCCGCCTTTCGCTGGCGTCGGGAGGGCGGTGAAAAGTCGGACCGGGAGCTTTTGTGCTCGCCCGAGGTCATGAAGCTCGAGCTGCCGCTTCTGGGCAGGGACGGGCATGCCCTCGGGGCCTTGTGGCTGGTCAAGGACCTGGGCGCGGACCCGATCAACGAATTCACGCTGCGCCGGGTGGAAAACCTGCGCCGCACGGTGACCGCCACCCTGGAAAAGCTGGCCGCGTCATGA
- a CDS encoding glycosyltransferase, which produces MRVLQVGKFYPPDPGGVETATRQVVEQLAALGMEPGVLCFAGEGPYDDLGLPWPVWRAPAFAAVASQPLSVVYVRRLAALAPHFDALHVHLPNPLAALAVFLARPKARVVLHWHSDVIGKGTLARLVAPLEGWLCRRADLVIGPTPVHLAASNRAAVIAPKGAVVPFCVDPSMPSPAAADAARVAALRQRFGGRGIVFSLGRLVPYKGFDVLIEAAKALPGDVRVVIGGGGPQAESLAARIERENLGAKVFLAGRIPDAAMPDWLAACDVFCLPSVTRAEMFGIVQLEAMAFGKPVVSTDIPGSGVPWVNRQGETGLVVPPGDAAKLAEALTTVLADASLAERLGQGGRAAVAGRFSPKAVRRALAEAYARL; this is translated from the coding sequence ATGAGGGTGTTGCAGGTCGGGAAGTTCTACCCGCCCGACCCCGGCGGCGTGGAAACGGCCACGCGACAGGTCGTGGAACAGCTCGCCGCCTTGGGCATGGAGCCGGGCGTGTTGTGCTTCGCCGGCGAGGGCCCCTACGACGACCTCGGGTTGCCCTGGCCCGTCTGGCGCGCCCCGGCCTTCGCCGCCGTCGCCAGCCAACCCCTGTCCGTCGTTTACGTGCGCCGGCTTGCCGCCCTGGCCCCCCATTTCGACGCGCTCCACGTCCACCTGCCCAATCCCCTGGCCGCCCTGGCCGTCTTTCTGGCCCGGCCCAAGGCCAGGGTCGTCCTGCACTGGCACAGCGACGTCATCGGCAAGGGAACCCTTGCCCGTCTGGTCGCGCCGCTCGAAGGCTGGCTGTGCCGCCGGGCCGATCTGGTCATCGGCCCGACCCCGGTGCACCTTGCCGCCTCCAACCGGGCGGCGGTGATCGCCCCCAAAGGCGCGGTGGTGCCCTTTTGCGTGGACCCGTCCATGCCCTCGCCCGCCGCCGCCGATGCCGCCCGGGTCGCGGCCCTGCGGCAACGCTTCGGCGGGCGCGGGATCGTTTTTTCCCTGGGACGGCTCGTGCCCTACAAAGGCTTCGACGTGCTCATCGAGGCGGCCAAGGCGCTTCCCGGCGACGTCCGGGTCGTCATCGGCGGCGGCGGGCCGCAAGCCGAAAGCCTCGCCGCCCGGATCGAGCGGGAAAATCTCGGCGCAAAGGTCTTTCTGGCCGGCCGCATCCCCGACGCCGCCATGCCCGACTGGCTGGCCGCCTGTGACGTCTTCTGCCTGCCGTCCGTGACCCGGGCCGAAATGTTCGGCATCGTCCAGCTGGAGGCCATGGCCTTTGGCAAGCCGGTCGTTTCCACGGACATCCCCGGCTCCGGCGTGCCCTGGGTCAATCGCCAGGGCGAAACCGGCCTTGTCGTGCCGCCGGGCGACGCCGCCAAACTGGCCGAAGCCCTGACCACGGTTCTGGCCGACGCCTCCCTGGCCGAGCGCCTGGGGCAAGGCGGACGCGCCGCCGTGGCCGGCCGCTTCTCGCCAAAGGCCGTGCGCCGCGCCCTGGCCGAGGCCTACGCCCGGCTGTAG
- a CDS encoding WbuC family cupin fold metalloprotein, producing the protein MAKPISLNLRRISPLATQSEHDRFAVADAALLAQKARDAAANPRKREIHCFHADNAASLHRMINALQPGTYVRPHRHLDPPKDEAFVLLTGRLGFICFKDDGGFDREDCAILDRDLGTYALDAPAGGWHAILALVPDTTLFEVKPGPYSPASDKDFAPFAPADTDSAALGYLQATEDRFRMLLGLPARDW; encoded by the coding sequence ATGGCTAAGCCCATCAGCCTGAATCTGCGCCGCATCTCGCCTCTGGCCACCCAGTCCGAACACGACCGGTTCGCCGTGGCGGATGCGGCGCTTTTGGCCCAAAAAGCCCGCGACGCCGCCGCCAATCCCCGCAAACGCGAGATCCACTGTTTTCACGCCGACAACGCGGCCAGCCTGCACCGCATGATAAACGCACTGCAGCCCGGTACCTACGTGCGGCCGCACCGGCACCTCGATCCGCCGAAAGACGAGGCCTTCGTGCTGCTCACCGGCAGGTTGGGCTTTATCTGCTTCAAGGATGACGGCGGCTTCGACCGCGAGGACTGCGCCATCCTCGACCGCGATCTGGGAACCTACGCCCTGGACGCGCCCGCCGGCGGCTGGCACGCCATCCTGGCCCTCGTCCCGGACACCACCCTCTTCGAAGTCAAACCCGGCCCCTACAGTCCTGCCTCGGACAAGGACTTCGCGCCCTTCGCCCCGGCCGATACCGACTCTGCCGCCCTGGGCTACCTCCAGGCCACCGAAGACCGCTTTCGCATGCTGCTGGGGCTTCCGGCCCGAGACTGGTAG
- a CDS encoding HAD family hydrolase — protein sequence MPPIRTLPDAVVFDFDGTLAELVLDFTAMKARVADAARPYLAEVPPPNGLPALEYAATLAARIRPAAPEAAGRFLAQVAQAIKDQEIEAAARAALFPHTREALARLAGKGVKIGIITRNCRAAINRIFPDARDFVGVILARDDARHVKPDPRHLLDALAALCATPARSLMVGDHPMDLDTGKAAGTLTAGVASGRVPRAELAAHKPDYLADNVGELVGMLES from the coding sequence ATGCCGCCCATCCGTACCCTCCCCGACGCCGTCGTCTTCGACTTCGACGGAACCCTCGCCGAACTCGTCCTCGACTTCACCGCCATGAAAGCCCGTGTCGCCGACGCCGCCCGGCCCTACCTGGCCGAAGTGCCGCCCCCGAACGGCCTGCCGGCCCTGGAATACGCCGCCACCCTCGCCGCCCGCATCCGCCCCGCCGCCCCCGAAGCCGCCGGCCGCTTCCTGGCCCAGGTCGCCCAGGCCATAAAAGACCAGGAAATCGAAGCCGCCGCCCGGGCCGCCCTCTTCCCCCACACCCGGGAAGCCCTGGCCCGGCTCGCCGGCAAAGGCGTCAAGATCGGCATCATCACCCGCAACTGCCGGGCCGCCATAAACCGCATCTTTCCCGACGCCCGGGACTTCGTCGGCGTCATCCTGGCCCGCGACGACGCCCGGCACGTCAAACCCGACCCCCGGCATCTCCTCGACGCCCTCGCCGCCCTGTGCGCCACCCCGGCCCGGTCGCTCATGGTCGGCGACCACCCCATGGACCTCGATACCGGCAAGGCCGCCGGCACCCTGACAGCCGGCGTGGCCAGCGGCCGCGTGCCCCGCGCGGAACTGGCCGCGCATAAGCCGGATTATCTGGCGGATAACGTCGGGGAGTTGGTGGGGATGTTGGAGTCGTAG
- a CDS encoding NAD(P)/FAD-dependent oxidoreductase, with protein MPLFFAMSVTHDVVIVGAGPAGATAAQVLAQKGVTVLLLDKAEFPRDKLCAGLLTWKAVDVLERVYGDTAEGLLASGVFDSASPGYRIRFRERTIASGEMFYPFHFTMRRVFDKHLLDRAVRSGAQARLGEAVTFVDPVTGVVRLAGGEAFRARYIIGADGVASVARRACPFDMAAWKHGMGGAMEFYLPYGDPRLAGAVHKDLRAPFPTVYAGFLRAGYGWVFPHKDKLAIGIGGHSLLHGKEFRGKFREFLDFLGLPRELADASKGHGLPYGNYLEKPWHGRVLLAGDAAGLVETLFGEGIYYALRSGELAGAAVADALTKGLDPTIPYGKGLKRDILPELVWSRKLRRVLYASQSWGFLPLLCFVRGGGRLLGEMVHGVRSYRLLLRRAKGPQESAWGGR; from the coding sequence TTGCCCCTTTTTTTTGCCATGAGTGTAACCCACGACGTCGTCATTGTTGGCGCGGGGCCGGCCGGGGCCACGGCGGCCCAGGTGCTGGCCCAGAAGGGCGTGACGGTCCTTTTGCTGGATAAGGCGGAATTTCCCCGGGACAAGCTGTGCGCCGGGCTCTTGACCTGGAAGGCGGTGGACGTGCTGGAGCGCGTCTACGGCGATACGGCCGAGGGGCTTTTGGCCTCGGGCGTGTTCGATTCCGCCTCGCCCGGCTATCGCATCCGTTTCCGGGAGCGCACCATCGCTTCCGGGGAGATGTTTTATCCGTTTCATTTCACCATGCGCCGGGTGTTCGACAAGCATCTGCTCGACCGGGCCGTGCGTTCGGGGGCCCAGGCGCGTCTCGGCGAGGCGGTGACCTTCGTGGATCCGGTGACGGGCGTGGTCCGGCTGGCCGGGGGCGAGGCGTTTCGCGCCAGATATATCATCGGCGCGGACGGCGTGGCCAGTGTGGCGCGCCGGGCCTGTCCGTTCGATATGGCGGCCTGGAAGCACGGCATGGGCGGAGCCATGGAGTTTTACCTGCCTTATGGCGACCCGCGCCTGGCCGGAGCGGTGCACAAGGACCTGCGCGCGCCGTTCCCGACGGTCTACGCCGGTTTTCTGCGGGCCGGATATGGCTGGGTGTTCCCGCACAAGGACAAGCTCGCCATCGGCATCGGCGGCCACAGCCTGCTTCATGGCAAGGAGTTTCGCGGCAAGTTTCGCGAGTTCCTGGACTTCCTGGGCCTGCCCCGGGAGCTTGCCGACGCGTCCAAGGGGCACGGACTCCCCTACGGCAATTATCTGGAAAAGCCCTGGCACGGCCGGGTGCTGCTGGCCGGGGACGCGGCCGGGTTGGTGGAGACGCTTTTCGGCGAGGGTATCTATTATGCGCTGCGAAGCGGCGAGTTGGCCGGGGCGGCCGTGGCCGACGCTTTGACAAAGGGCCTGGACCCGACGATCCCTTACGGCAAGGGGCTCAAGCGCGATATCCTGCCGGAGCTTGTCTGGTCGCGCAAACTGCGCCGCGTGCTCTACGCCAGCCAGTCCTGGGGATTTTTGCCGCTTCTGTGCTTTGTCCGGGGCGGCGGACGGCTGCTCGGCGAGATGGTGCACGGCGTGCGGTCCTACCGTTTGCTGTTGCGCCGGGCCAAGGGGCCTCAGGAGTCGGCGTGGGGCGGGCGATGA